In the Mycolicibacter sp. MU0102 genome, one interval contains:
- a CDS encoding arabinosyltransferase domain-containing protein: MSSTNDQPKQRYRIARLIAVVAGLTGVLLCGITPLLPVKQTTATIAWPQGLDANGHVSDVTAPLVSGAPRSLDITIPCSAMATLPEKGGLVLSTVPAGGVDATAHGLFVRANKASVFAAYRDHVAAAAPRSKLADCSELHLWAGAGGVGADFVGIPGAAGTLPPENKPQIGGVFTELEIGPQPGLNARIDVDTRFISGPTLLKTAVMALGVLAVLASIVALAVLDGPRRRRARSKVHAVTRLADVGVIGTLALWHVIGAISSDDGYNLTMARNVAHAGYVANYYRFFGTTEAPFDWYPSLLGQLSAISTAGVWMRLPATLAGIACWLIISRRILPRLGRLSGNRVAVFTAAAMFAAAWLPFNNGLRPEPLIALGTLVVWVLVERTIATRRLVPTALAVLVAIFTVTLAPHGLIALAPLLTGSRAIGAVIRKRRATDGLVAPLAVLAAAASVIAVVVCRSQSLAAVAESARIKYVVGPTIAWYQEFLRYYFLTVEENVDASLTRRFAVLVLLFCMFAMLVVLLRRGRINGVASGPAWRLIGSTAVGLLLLTFTPTKWAVQFGGFAGLAGALAALTAFTFARVGLHSRRNMTLYVTALLFLVAVATSGVNGWFYVGGYGVPWFDIPPVIASRPVTSMFLAASIATGLLAGWQHFRLDYTGHTEVTPNRRNRILASTPLLIVASLMVLLMVGSMAKAAAGRYPAYTTAKANAEAVLSAISRPSAGCAMADDVLAEPDVNAGLLQPVSGQTYGELGPLGGSDPYGFDPNAVDEDLTSLAVIAKPGVPNADASPNKPSANQSDAAGTAGGKIPDDAPDGVNGSRVALPFGLDPAVTPVLGSYKEQVAAHATSVWYRLPEQSPDRAPIVVVTAAGAIWSHGEDGKLDYGQPLNLEWGTSNPDGTFKALGQTEPIDIGPQNSWRNLRFPLAWAPPGTDVVRIVANDPNLSTEQWIAFTPPRVPVVKTITELMGSQTPVLMDIAVAANFPCQRPFAEHLGIAELPEYRIMPDHKQTAASSNLWQSAEDGGPFMITQAMLWTTTLPTYLRNDWYRDWGAVEAYHRLIPAKDAPDAVIEQGTVTVTGWSRPGPIRALP, translated from the coding sequence GTGTCCTCCACCAACGACCAGCCCAAGCAGCGCTATCGGATCGCCCGGCTGATCGCGGTGGTGGCCGGCCTCACCGGCGTGCTGCTGTGCGGCATCACCCCGCTGCTCCCGGTCAAACAGACCACCGCCACCATCGCCTGGCCCCAGGGGCTCGACGCCAACGGCCACGTCAGCGACGTCACCGCTCCGCTGGTATCCGGTGCACCTCGCAGCCTGGACATCACCATCCCCTGCTCGGCGATGGCCACCCTCCCCGAAAAGGGCGGGCTGGTGCTGTCGACCGTGCCGGCCGGTGGCGTCGACGCCACCGCGCACGGCCTGTTCGTGCGGGCCAACAAGGCGAGCGTGTTCGCCGCCTACCGCGACCACGTGGCCGCGGCCGCCCCGCGGAGCAAGCTCGCCGACTGCAGCGAACTGCACTTGTGGGCCGGGGCCGGCGGCGTCGGCGCGGATTTCGTGGGCATCCCCGGCGCGGCCGGCACCTTGCCACCGGAGAACAAGCCGCAGATCGGCGGCGTCTTCACCGAGTTGGAGATCGGCCCGCAACCGGGCCTGAACGCCCGCATCGACGTCGACACCCGGTTCATCAGCGGACCCACCCTGCTCAAGACCGCCGTGATGGCGCTCGGCGTGCTGGCGGTGCTGGCATCGATCGTCGCCCTGGCGGTGCTGGACGGACCGCGGCGTCGGCGCGCCAGATCCAAGGTCCATGCGGTGACCCGACTCGCCGACGTGGGCGTCATCGGCACGCTCGCACTGTGGCACGTCATCGGCGCCATCTCATCCGATGACGGCTACAACCTCACCATGGCGCGCAACGTCGCGCACGCCGGCTATGTGGCCAACTACTACCGGTTCTTCGGCACAACCGAGGCCCCGTTCGACTGGTACCCCTCGCTGCTGGGCCAATTGAGCGCGATCAGCACCGCCGGGGTGTGGATGCGCCTGCCCGCCACGCTGGCCGGCATCGCCTGCTGGCTGATCATCAGCCGCCGCATCCTGCCGCGGCTGGGCCGGCTCTCCGGCAACCGGGTGGCGGTGTTCACCGCCGCGGCGATGTTCGCGGCGGCCTGGCTGCCGTTCAACAACGGCCTGCGCCCCGAGCCGCTGATCGCGCTGGGCACGCTGGTGGTCTGGGTGCTGGTGGAACGCACCATTGCCACCCGCCGGCTGGTGCCCACCGCGCTGGCGGTCCTGGTGGCGATCTTCACCGTCACGTTGGCTCCGCATGGACTGATCGCGCTGGCCCCGCTGCTGACCGGCTCCCGGGCCATCGGGGCGGTGATCCGCAAGCGCCGGGCCACCGACGGTCTGGTCGCGCCGCTGGCCGTGCTGGCCGCGGCCGCCTCGGTGATCGCCGTGGTGGTCTGCCGATCTCAGTCCCTGGCCGCGGTCGCCGAATCGGCCCGCATCAAGTACGTGGTCGGTCCGACCATCGCCTGGTACCAGGAGTTCCTGCGGTACTACTTCCTGACCGTCGAAGAAAACGTCGACGCCTCGCTGACCCGCCGGTTCGCCGTGCTGGTCCTGCTGTTCTGCATGTTCGCCATGTTGGTGGTGCTGCTGCGGCGCGGCCGGATCAACGGGGTGGCCAGTGGCCCGGCCTGGCGGCTGATCGGTTCCACCGCGGTGGGTCTGCTGCTGTTGACGTTCACCCCGACCAAGTGGGCGGTGCAGTTCGGCGGGTTCGCCGGGCTGGCCGGGGCGCTGGCGGCGCTCACCGCGTTCACCTTCGCCCGCGTCGGGCTGCACAGCCGACGCAATATGACCCTGTATGTGACCGCGCTGCTGTTCCTGGTTGCCGTGGCGACCTCCGGGGTCAACGGCTGGTTCTACGTCGGCGGCTACGGAGTTCCGTGGTTCGACATCCCGCCGGTGATCGCCAGCCGCCCGGTGACCTCGATGTTCCTGGCGGCCTCGATCGCCACCGGCCTGCTGGCCGGCTGGCAGCACTTCCGGCTGGACTACACCGGACACACCGAGGTGACGCCCAACCGGCGCAACCGGATCCTGGCCTCCACCCCGCTGCTGATCGTCGCCAGCCTGATGGTGCTGCTGATGGTCGGCTCCATGGCCAAGGCCGCCGCGGGACGCTACCCGGCCTACACCACCGCCAAGGCCAACGCCGAAGCTGTCCTTTCCGCGATCTCGCGGCCATCGGCCGGCTGCGCCATGGCCGACGACGTGCTGGCCGAACCCGACGTCAATGCCGGCCTGCTGCAGCCCGTCAGCGGCCAGACCTACGGCGAGCTCGGCCCGCTGGGTGGTTCGGACCCGTACGGCTTCGACCCCAACGCCGTGGACGAAGACCTGACCTCGCTGGCCGTCATCGCCAAGCCTGGTGTGCCCAACGCGGATGCCTCCCCGAACAAGCCCAGCGCCAACCAGAGTGACGCGGCGGGCACCGCCGGCGGCAAGATCCCCGACGACGCCCCCGACGGCGTGAACGGCTCCCGGGTGGCGCTGCCGTTCGGCCTGGACCCGGCCGTCACCCCGGTGCTCGGCTCCTACAAAGAGCAGGTCGCCGCGCACGCCACCTCGGTCTGGTACCGACTACCGGAACAGTCGCCAGACCGGGCACCGATTGTCGTGGTCACCGCTGCCGGCGCCATCTGGTCACACGGCGAGGACGGCAAGCTCGACTACGGCCAGCCGCTGAACCTGGAGTGGGGCACCAGCAACCCCGACGGCACGTTCAAGGCGCTCGGGCAGACCGAACCGATCGACATCGGGCCGCAGAACTCCTGGCGCAACCTGCGTTTCCCGCTGGCCTGGGCGCCGCCGGGCACCGACGTGGTGCGCATCGTCGCCAACGACCCGAACCTGTCGACCGAGCAGTGGATCGCCTTCACCCCGCCGCGGGTGCCGGTGGTCAAGACCATCACTGAGTTGATGGGCTCGCAGACCCCGGTGCTGATGGACATTGCCGTCGCGGCGAACTTCCCGTGCCAGCGGCCGTTCGCCGAACACCTGGGCATCGCCGAGCTGCCGGAGTACCGGATCATGCCCGATCACAAGCAGACCGCGGCGTCGTCCAACCTGTGGCAGTCCGCCGAGGACGGCGGGCCGTTCATGATCACCCAGGCCATGCTGTGGACGACCACCCTCCCGACCTACCTGCGCAATGACTGGTATCGCGACTGGGGTGCGGTGGAGGCCTATCACCGTCTGATCCCCGCGAAGGACGCGCCCGACGCCGTCATCGAGCAGGGCACCGTCACTGTTACCGGCTGGAGCCGGCCCGGACCGATTCGAGCACTGCCATGA
- a CDS encoding decaprenylphospho-beta-D-erythro-pentofuranosid-2-ulose 2-reductase translates to MVFDATGNPQSILLLGGTSEIGLAICARYLRNASASVILACLPGDPGRDGAVAAMEAAGAKSVRIVDFDALDTASHPAMIDSAFGAGDIDVAIVAFGMDADAEELWHNQAKAVQVAQINYTAAVSVGVLLAGKMGTQGFGQIIAMSSVAGERVRRTNFVYGSTKAGLDGFYLGLGEALREDGVRVLVIRPGQVRTRFSAHVKEAPLTVDKEDVAELAVAAAAKGKEIVWAPGAFRYVMMVLRHVPRAIFRRLPI, encoded by the coding sequence ATGGTGTTCGACGCAACCGGAAACCCCCAGTCGATTCTGCTGCTGGGCGGCACGTCCGAGATCGGCCTGGCGATCTGTGCGCGCTACCTGCGCAATGCCTCGGCGAGCGTGATCTTGGCCTGCCTGCCCGGTGATCCCGGCCGGGACGGCGCCGTGGCGGCGATGGAGGCGGCCGGCGCGAAGTCGGTGCGGATCGTCGACTTCGACGCGCTGGACACCGCGAGCCACCCGGCGATGATCGACTCCGCTTTCGGCGCCGGCGATATAGATGTGGCGATCGTGGCATTCGGCATGGACGCCGACGCCGAGGAGCTCTGGCACAACCAGGCCAAGGCGGTTCAGGTCGCGCAGATCAACTACACCGCAGCGGTATCGGTGGGTGTGCTGCTCGCCGGCAAGATGGGCACTCAGGGCTTCGGGCAGATCATCGCGATGAGCTCGGTGGCCGGTGAGCGAGTGCGCCGGACCAACTTCGTCTACGGCTCCACCAAGGCCGGGCTCGACGGCTTCTATCTCGGCCTGGGCGAGGCGCTTCGCGAAGACGGGGTACGGGTGCTGGTGATCCGGCCCGGCCAGGTGCGCACCCGATTCTCCGCGCACGTCAAAGAGGCGCCGTTGACCGTCGACAAGGAAGACGTCGCCGAACTGGCGGTGGCCGCAGCCGCCAAGGGCAAGGAGATCGTCTGGGCGCCAGGGGCGTTCCGCTACGTCATGATGGTGCTTCGGCACGTTCCACGGGCGATCTTCCGCCGGTTGCCGATCTAA
- a CDS encoding arabinosyltransferase domain-containing protein, translating into MTDAVEDTDTIWSVTDTRADYRIARAVAVVAGVLGTLLAILTPLLPVKQTTAELNWPQNGALASVQAPLIGYVATDLDISVPCQAAAGLTPTKSVLLSTVPKQAPKAVDRGLLIELVNDDLVLVVRNVPVVVAPLSAVLGPDCQKLTFTAHADRVTAEFVGLKYGPNAEKPGSPLTGTRSGYDFRPQIVGVYTDLTGPAPAGLDFTATVDTRFSSAPTPLKLAAMILGLTLTLVALIALHVLDTADGTRHRRFLPARWWSASPLDALVTFVLVWWHFVGANTSDDGYILTMARISEHAGYMANFYRWFGTPEAPFGWYYDLLAVWSQVSTTSIWMRLPTLGMALACWWLISREVIPRLGHAVKHSRAAAWTAAGMFLAFWLPLNNGLRPEPIIALGILATWCSVERAVATSRLLPLAIACIIGAMTLFSGPTGIASIGALLVAIGPLRTILHRRSKQFGLAPLLAPIAAAVSITAIVIFRDQTLAGEIEASTLKSAVGPSLAWFEEHVRYERLFLATPDGSVARRFPVLALGVALAVSVAMALRKGRIPGTAAGPSRRIIGITIISFIAMMFTPTKWTHHFGVFAGLAGSLGALAAVAVSAAAMHSRRNRTLFTAVVLFITALSFASVNGWWYVSNFGVPWSNAFPKWHLAFATMGVALTVLAALVAAWFHFTNGAERTPRWAALSGYPLAIASWMLIVFEVVSLTASMLGQYPAWTVGRSNLGALTGKTCGLADDVLVEQDPTAGILTPVDSPIDEALGATFSVGFTPNGIPADVSADQVIGPPGLGRLADDDAQTAGGEAGTEGGTTAAEGVNGSRARLPYKLDPARVPVLGSWRAGIQVPALLRSAWYRLPADRASAGPLLVVAAAGRFDRGEVTAQWATESGAANDKPGGTVEFGDIGAVPAWRNLRAPMSAIPAEATRIRLVVRDDDLAPQHWIAVTPPRVPQLRTLQEVVGSEDPVLLDWLVGLAFPCQRPFGHRNGVTEVPKWRILPDRFGAEANSPVMDNNGGGPLGITELLVRATTVPSYLNHDWFRDWGALQQLTPYYPAATPAHLDLGTAVRSGLWSPAPLRH; encoded by the coding sequence CTGACGGACGCCGTCGAGGACACCGATACCATCTGGTCCGTGACCGATACGCGCGCCGACTACCGGATCGCTCGGGCCGTCGCCGTCGTCGCCGGCGTACTGGGCACCCTATTGGCGATCCTCACCCCGTTGTTACCGGTCAAACAGACCACCGCCGAGCTCAACTGGCCGCAGAACGGTGCCCTGGCCAGCGTGCAGGCACCGCTGATCGGCTACGTCGCCACCGACCTGGACATCAGCGTGCCGTGCCAGGCCGCGGCCGGCCTCACCCCGACCAAGTCGGTGCTGCTGTCCACGGTGCCCAAGCAGGCACCCAAGGCCGTCGACCGCGGACTGCTCATCGAACTCGTCAACGACGACTTGGTTCTGGTGGTCCGCAACGTGCCGGTGGTGGTGGCGCCGCTCTCGGCGGTGCTCGGCCCGGACTGCCAGAAGCTGACCTTCACCGCGCACGCCGACCGGGTCACCGCCGAGTTCGTCGGCCTCAAGTACGGACCCAACGCCGAAAAGCCCGGCTCGCCACTGACCGGGACCCGCAGCGGCTATGACTTCCGGCCGCAGATCGTCGGCGTCTACACCGACCTGACCGGCCCGGCGCCTGCCGGCCTGGACTTCACCGCCACCGTCGACACCCGCTTCTCCAGCGCACCCACCCCGCTCAAGCTGGCCGCGATGATCCTCGGGCTGACGCTGACGCTCGTCGCGCTGATCGCCCTGCACGTCCTGGACACCGCCGACGGCACCCGGCACCGGCGCTTCCTGCCGGCCCGCTGGTGGTCGGCCTCGCCGCTGGATGCGCTGGTCACGTTCGTGCTGGTCTGGTGGCACTTCGTCGGAGCCAACACCTCCGATGACGGCTACATCCTGACCATGGCGCGGATCTCCGAGCACGCCGGTTACATGGCCAACTTCTACCGCTGGTTCGGCACCCCCGAAGCGCCGTTCGGCTGGTACTACGACCTGCTGGCGGTGTGGTCGCAGGTCTCCACCACCAGCATCTGGATGCGGCTGCCCACCCTCGGCATGGCGCTGGCCTGCTGGTGGCTGATCAGCCGCGAGGTGATCCCCCGACTGGGCCACGCCGTCAAACACAGCCGGGCTGCGGCCTGGACCGCGGCCGGCATGTTCCTGGCGTTCTGGCTGCCGCTCAACAACGGCCTGCGCCCCGAGCCGATCATTGCGCTGGGCATCTTGGCGACCTGGTGCTCGGTGGAACGGGCGGTGGCCACCAGCCGGCTGCTGCCGCTGGCGATCGCCTGCATCATCGGCGCGATGACGCTGTTCTCCGGACCGACCGGGATCGCGTCGATCGGTGCGCTGCTGGTGGCGATCGGGCCGCTGCGCACCATCTTGCACCGGCGCTCCAAGCAGTTCGGGCTGGCGCCGCTGCTGGCGCCCATTGCCGCGGCGGTCAGCATCACCGCGATCGTGATCTTCCGCGACCAGACGCTGGCCGGCGAGATCGAGGCCAGCACGCTGAAGTCCGCAGTCGGGCCCAGCCTGGCCTGGTTCGAGGAGCACGTCCGCTACGAGCGGCTGTTCCTGGCCACCCCCGACGGCTCGGTGGCGCGCCGGTTCCCGGTGCTGGCGCTGGGTGTCGCGCTGGCGGTATCGGTGGCGATGGCGTTGCGCAAGGGCCGCATTCCCGGCACCGCGGCCGGACCGAGCCGACGCATCATCGGGATCACCATCATCTCGTTCATCGCGATGATGTTCACCCCCACCAAGTGGACGCATCACTTCGGGGTGTTCGCCGGGCTGGCCGGGTCCCTGGGTGCGCTGGCCGCCGTCGCGGTGAGCGCCGCGGCCATGCACTCGCGGCGCAATCGGACGCTGTTCACCGCGGTGGTGCTGTTCATCACCGCGCTGTCGTTCGCCAGCGTCAACGGCTGGTGGTACGTCTCCAACTTCGGGGTGCCGTGGTCCAACGCCTTCCCCAAGTGGCATCTGGCGTTCGCCACCATGGGCGTGGCGCTGACGGTGTTGGCGGCCCTGGTGGCGGCCTGGTTCCACTTCACCAATGGCGCCGAGCGGACACCGCGCTGGGCGGCGCTGTCGGGCTACCCGCTGGCGATCGCCTCCTGGATGCTGATCGTGTTCGAGGTGGTGTCGCTGACGGCCTCGATGCTCGGCCAATATCCGGCCTGGACGGTGGGCCGCTCCAACCTGGGCGCCCTCACCGGCAAGACTTGTGGCCTGGCCGACGACGTGCTGGTCGAACAGGACCCCACCGCCGGAATACTCACCCCGGTCGACTCCCCGATCGACGAGGCCCTCGGCGCGACGTTCTCGGTCGGGTTCACCCCCAACGGAATCCCCGCCGACGTCTCGGCCGACCAGGTGATCGGCCCGCCCGGCCTGGGCCGGCTGGCCGACGACGACGCACAGACCGCCGGCGGTGAGGCCGGTACCGAGGGTGGCACCACCGCCGCCGAGGGGGTCAACGGTTCACGGGCCCGACTGCCCTACAAGCTGGACCCGGCCCGGGTGCCGGTGCTGGGCAGCTGGCGCGCCGGCATTCAGGTCCCGGCGCTGCTGCGCTCGGCCTGGTACCGGTTGCCCGCCGACCGGGCCAGCGCCGGACCGCTGCTGGTGGTGGCGGCGGCGGGCCGGTTCGACCGCGGCGAGGTCACCGCGCAGTGGGCCACCGAGTCCGGCGCCGCGAACGACAAGCCCGGCGGGACGGTCGAGTTCGGTGACATCGGCGCGGTCCCGGCCTGGCGCAACCTGCGCGCGCCCATGTCGGCGATCCCGGCCGAGGCCACCCGCATCCGGTTGGTGGTCCGCGACGACGACCTGGCCCCGCAGCACTGGATCGCGGTGACCCCGCCGCGCGTCCCGCAGCTGCGCACCCTGCAGGAAGTGGTGGGCTCCGAAGACCCGGTACTGCTGGACTGGCTGGTCGGCCTGGCGTTCCCCTGCCAGCGTCCGTTCGGTCACCGCAACGGGGTGACCGAGGTGCCGAAGTGGCGGATCCTGCCAGATCGTTTCGGCGCCGAGGCGAACTCTCCGGTGATGGACAACAACGGTGGCGGCCCCTTGGGGATCACCGAGTTGTTGGTGCGCGCGACCACGGTGCCCAGCTATCTGAACCACGACTGGTTCCGCGACTGGGGTGCCCTGCAGCAGTTGACGCCGTACTACCCCGCGGCCACACCTGCGCACCTGGATCTGGGCACCGCCGTGCGCTCCGGGCTGTGGAGCCCGGCGCCACTGCGGCACTGA
- a CDS encoding galactan 5-O-arabinofuranosyltransferase produces MMLAAALAVVVAVVALMAIARVQWPAYPSSNQLHALTTVGQVCCLAGLAAAGWLWRRGRRAVGWIAAVVFVSAFSVVTLAMPLGATKLYLFGISVDQQFRTEYLTRLTDSPALADMTYLGLPPFYPPGWFWLGGRAAAWTGLPAWEMYKPWAITSITVAVAVALVLWNKLIRFEYALLATLAGAAVTLAYSSPEPYAAMITVLLPPVLILAWSGLRASGRGWGAVIGAGIFLGFAATFYTLLVAYTAFTVTLMAVVLAAARAIKRAGVNAALSPLARLAVIGVIAAAIASITWTPYLRQALYHPAGETRSAFHYLPGDGAELSFPMLQFTLLGALCLLGTLWLVTRATKSTRAGALAIGVVGVYLWSLLSMLSTLALTTLLSFRLQSTLTVLLATAGVFGFIEGAQALGRAAQGWHTIVYPVATAVGLAGAIAFSQDIPEVLRPDITVAYTDTDGHGDRGDRRPPGAAKYYEAVDAAITQATGKPRNQTVVLTADYSFLSYYPYWGFQGLTPHYANPLAQFSARAAAIEAWSKLETSEQFTRALDDLAWPAPTVFLMRPGAGDTYTLRLAKDVYPNHPNVRRYAVELDAALFAGPHFQVQKIGPFVLAIRT; encoded by the coding sequence ATGATGCTGGCCGCCGCGCTGGCCGTCGTCGTCGCGGTGGTCGCGCTGATGGCGATCGCCCGGGTGCAGTGGCCCGCGTATCCGTCGTCGAACCAACTGCATGCGCTGACCACCGTCGGGCAGGTCTGCTGCCTGGCCGGGTTGGCCGCCGCCGGGTGGCTGTGGCGGCGAGGCCGGCGCGCCGTGGGCTGGATCGCCGCGGTGGTGTTCGTCTCGGCGTTCTCGGTGGTGACGCTGGCGATGCCGCTGGGCGCCACCAAGCTCTACCTGTTCGGGATCTCGGTGGACCAGCAGTTCCGCACCGAATACCTGACCCGGCTGACCGACAGTCCCGCGTTGGCCGACATGACCTATCTCGGGCTGCCGCCGTTCTACCCGCCGGGCTGGTTCTGGCTCGGCGGGCGGGCCGCGGCCTGGACCGGGTTGCCGGCCTGGGAGATGTACAAGCCGTGGGCGATCACCTCGATCACGGTGGCCGTCGCGGTCGCGCTGGTGCTGTGGAACAAGCTGATCCGCTTCGAGTACGCGCTGCTGGCCACCCTCGCCGGGGCGGCGGTGACGCTGGCCTACAGCTCCCCGGAGCCCTACGCGGCGATGATCACCGTGCTGCTGCCCCCGGTGCTGATCCTGGCCTGGTCGGGCCTGCGGGCGTCCGGCCGCGGCTGGGGCGCGGTCATCGGCGCCGGTATCTTCCTGGGTTTTGCCGCCACCTTCTACACCCTGCTGGTGGCCTACACCGCATTCACCGTGACCCTGATGGCCGTGGTGCTGGCGGCGGCGCGGGCGATCAAACGGGCCGGCGTCAACGCCGCGCTGAGCCCGCTGGCCCGGTTGGCGGTGATCGGGGTGATCGCCGCGGCCATCGCCTCGATCACCTGGACGCCCTACCTGCGCCAGGCGCTCTACCATCCGGCCGGCGAGACCCGCAGCGCCTTCCACTACCTGCCCGGCGACGGCGCCGAGCTGAGCTTCCCGATGCTGCAGTTCACGCTGCTCGGGGCGCTGTGCCTGCTGGGCACGCTGTGGCTGGTGACGCGGGCCACCAAGTCAACCCGGGCAGGGGCGCTGGCGATCGGCGTCGTCGGCGTCTACCTGTGGTCGTTGCTGTCGATGCTGTCCACGCTGGCCCTCACCACGCTGCTGAGCTTCCGGCTCCAGTCGACGCTGACGGTGCTGCTGGCCACGGCCGGAGTATTCGGCTTCATCGAGGGCGCCCAGGCACTCGGCCGGGCCGCGCAGGGCTGGCACACCATCGTCTATCCGGTCGCGACCGCGGTGGGGCTGGCCGGGGCGATCGCGTTCAGCCAGGACATTCCCGAGGTGCTGCGGCCCGACATCACCGTCGCCTACACCGACACCGACGGCCACGGCGACCGCGGCGACCGACGCCCGCCGGGCGCGGCGAAGTACTACGAGGCGGTTGACGCCGCGATCACGCAAGCCACCGGCAAGCCGCGCAACCAGACAGTGGTGCTCACCGCCGACTACAGCTTCCTGTCCTATTACCCCTATTGGGGCTTCCAGGGGCTGACGCCGCACTACGCCAACCCGCTGGCACAGTTCTCCGCGCGCGCCGCCGCGATCGAGGCCTGGTCCAAGCTCGAGACGTCTGAGCAGTTCACCCGCGCGCTCGACGACTTGGCGTGGCCGGCGCCGACGGTGTTTCTGATGCGGCCCGGCGCCGGCGACACCTACACGCTGCGGCTGGCCAAGGACGTTTACCCCAACCATCCCAACGTGCGGCGCTACGCCGTGGAGCTCGATGCGGCACTGTTCGCCGGGCCGCATTTCCAGGTGCAGAAGATCGGCCCGTTCGTGCTTGCCATCCGCACCTGA